The DNA segment CGCGTCGTCCTACCTGCTGCCGCAGCTGATGGGCCGGCAGAACGCGGCCTGGCTGCTGATGTCGTCGGAGTGGGTGTCGGCCACCGATGCCCAGCGGATGGGCATCGCGTGGAAGTTGTGCGAACCGGATCAGCTGCTCGATGAGGCGCGCACGCACGCCGCAGTGCTGGCCTCCCGGCCGATCTCGAGTCTGATGGCGGTCAAGGAGACCATCGTCGAACCGACCCGCGACGAGGTGAAGGCCGCGATCGCGCGCGAGTACGCCAAGTTCGAGGTGTTGCTGGGCAGCGCGGCCAACGCCGATGCGCTCGCCGCGTTCGCCGATCGCGGGCAGGCGTAGCGGCGATCCTCAGGCCCGCGACGGGCAACCGTTGAACTGGGTGGGGCAGCCATCGATGCCGGGCGCGACGCTGTGGGCCTCGATGATCGCCCGCAGCGTGCGGCGGCACCGGCCGCATTCACCGCCCGCTCCGCAGGCTTCGGCGATCTCCTTGGACGTGGAGGCACCCGCGGCGACGACGTCGTTGACGACGTGGCTGGTCACTCCCGCGCACAGGCAGACGAACACGGCCGTACCCCGCTATTCCTCGTCGTCCACGGTCATGACGTGGGCGAGCTTGCCCACGAAGAGCGTGGGGTAGGCGCCGAGGCCGGCCCTCGACATCCATTCGGCGGACGCGTCCGGGTGGTCGATCCACTGCCGGGCGCTGCGCTCGTCGTCGATCTCCTGCAGGATCATCACCTCCTGCCCGTCGTCGAGGGCCTGGTAGACCCACACCTTGCGGACCCCGGCCTCGCGGAAGCGGTCGAGCCCGTCGTGCACCTTCTCCATCAGCGACTGCATGTCGTCGTCGACGGAGGCCATCGCGCCGACGATGACGCCCGCGACGTGGCGTTCGGAGGACGGGCCGTCCAGATCGATCTTCTCGATCACCTCGCCGCCGAACACCGGGGGAATGTCATCGACGCCGGATATGTCGAACCATTCGAATATCGCGGGGGAGCGCAGAACCTCCCGTACTGATCGGGGATGCCGAATACCGATCGTCGTCAGAATTCGACCGGGTTCCCAGATCGATCTGTAGATGACGACATGATGCGCACCGATTGATCGAAGACCCGCTTTCTGCTTTTCGAGCCAGGTCCACATGCGCTCGGGATCGTCGACGCGGAAATCGCACGCGAGAATAAATGAGTGAAGGCTGTATTCACCCATTTCTTCCCGCCTGTCAGAGGTACGTGTCCGCATGTTAGTGCAGTCTAACCTTACTTAGGACAGGCAGTCCAGAGAACCCACTGCGGGAGCTCCACAGCAACCCGCCCCGGCACGGCGATATCTCGAAAACACGCCGCTATCAAGCCAAACGGCTCGCCCTAGGCTCGTATGACAGCTAGATTGCAGGGGTACGGCAAACATTGAGACCCCAGCCGCCCCACGGTCGTTAGGAGAGATCCATGCAAGGCGATCCCGATGTCCTGAAACTGCTCAACGAGCAGTTGACAAGCGAATTGACGGCCATCAATCAGTATTTCCTCCATTCCAAGATGCAGGAGAGTTGGGGTTTCACTGAATTAGCCAGCCACACCCGTGACGAGTCGTTCGATGAAATGCGTCATGCGGAGGCGATAACCGACAGGATTCTTCTCCTCGACGGCCTGCCGAATTACCAGCGTCTTTTCTCGTTACGGGTCGGCCAGACCTTACGCGAACAATTCGAGGCCGATCTGGCCATCGAATACGAGGTGGTCGGCCGGCTCAAGCCGGGCATCACCATGTGCCGCGAGAAGAGCGACACGACGACTGCCAACCTGTTCGAGTCGATCCTCGCCGACGAGGAGAAGCACATCGACTACCTCGAGACCCAGCTCGAGCTGATGGACAAGCTCGGGGAGCAGCTGTACGCCGCGCAGTGCGTCTCGCGCCCTCCGCAGTGAACATGTGAGCCGCCGTACCGACTGACCCGCGCCATTCGGGGGTAACCCGAGGCGCGGGTCTGTTCGTGTACGAGGTCACCTCGGGAATGAAGCGGCCTGCCGTAACTCTTATAGCCAAGCTAACGATATAGCGTTCGGCGTCCACGAAAGGCAGGTATGGCCGAATCACCCGCACCCACCGCAGCGCCGCCCGAGGCCGGCGGCGCGAACATCAGCGTGCAGCGGCGCAATCTGATCTTCGTCGCCGTGCTGCTCGGCATGCTGCTGGCGGCCCTCGACCAGACGATCGTCGCGACCGCGCTGCCGACCGTCGTCGCCGATCTCGGCGGTGCCGGCCACCAGAGCTGGGTGGTCACCAGTTACCTGCTGGCATCCACGATCGTCACAGCGATCGTCGGCAAGCTCGGCGACATCTTCGGTCGCAAGACGGTCTTCCAGGCCGCGGTGGTGTTCTTCCTCGCCGGATCGGTGCTGTGCGGGCTCGCCGGATCGATGAGCATGCTGGTCGCCGCGCGGGCGCTGCAGGGGATCGGCGGCGGCGCGCTCATGGTCACGGCGATGGCGCTCATCGGTGAGGTCATCCCGCTTCGCGACCGCGGTCGCTACCAGGGTGCGCTCGGCGCCGTGTTCGGTGTCACCACCGTCATCGGCCCGCTGCTCGGCGGCTTCTTCACCGACCACCTCAGCTGGCGCTGGGCCTTCTGGATCAACGTGCCGGTGGGGGTCGTGGTGTTCTTCGTCGCCGCAGCGGCGATCCCGGCGCTGAGCAGAGCCGGCCGGCCGAAGATCGACTACGCGGGCATCGTGTTCGTCGGCCTCGGCGCCTCCGGGCTGACGCTGGCGACCAGCTGGGGCGGCGCCGAGTACGCCTGGTCGTCGCCGGTCATCATCGGTCTGTTCGTCGCCTCGGCGCTGGCGCTCGCGGTGTTCGTCGGCGTCGAGCGGCGCGCCGCCGAGCCCATTCTGCCCATCCGGCTGTTCGCCAGCCCGGTGTTCACGGTGTGCTGCATCCTGTCGTTCATCGTCGGGTTCGCGATGTTGGGCGCGCTGACGTTCCTGCCCACGTTCATGCAGTTCGTCGATGGTGTCTCCGCCACCGAATCGGGCCTGCGCACGCTGCCGATGGTGGCGGGGCTGCTGATCACCTCCATGGGCAGCGGCGTCATCGTCAGCCGCACCGGGCGCTACAAGATCTTCCCCGTGGCCGGCACCGCGATCATGGTGCTCGGCTTCGTCCTGCTGTCCCGGATGGACGAGACCACACCGCTGCTGCAGCAGTCGCTGTTTCTGTTCGTGCTCGGCACCGGTATCGGATTGTGCATGCAGGTCCTCGTCCTCACCGTGCAGAACACCTCGACATTCGAGGATCTCGGCGTCGCCACCTCCGGGGTGACGTTCTTCCGCACCATCGGCAGTTCATTCGGCGCGGCGATCTTCGGGTCGCTGTTCGCCAACTTCCTCGACGACCGCATCGGCGCGGCACTGATGAGCAGCGGGGCGCCGCCGGTCGCGGCCCAGTCGCCGCAGGCGCTGCACCAATTGGCGCCCGACGTGGCCGCCCCGATCGTCAGCGCGTACGCGGACTCCCTCGGCCTGGTGTTCCTGTGCGCGGCCCCGGTCGCCGCCATCGGCTTCGTGGTGGCGCTGCTGCTCAAGGAGGTGCCGCTGCGGGAGATGGAGAGCGGTGCCGCGGTCGACCTCGGGGAGGGCTTCGCGATGCCGGGTTCCGAATCACCGGAGAAGATGCTCGAATCGGCGGTCGGCCGGCTGCTGCGCAATTCGCCCGACATCCGGTTGCGCGCGGTCGCCGGGCGTCCGGGCTGCGAACTCGACGTCGCGCGCCTGTGGGCGCTGCTGCAGATCTACCGCCACAACCAGGTGTTCGGATCGGCCCGGTTGAGCGACATCGCCGACCGGCTGCGCATCCCCTGTGAAGTGGTCGAGCCGGTCTTCGACGACCTGGTCACCTCCGGTTACGCGGTGCGGGCCGGGGACCTGCTGTGGCTCAGCCAGTCGGGCGCCCGACAGGTCGACGCGGTGTCGGCGGCGTTCGTCGGGATGATCGTCGACAAGCTCGCCAAATCGCCGAGCTTCGAGGGCCGTCCGGACCGGATGCAGGTCGAGGCGGCGCTGGAGCGGATCACCCATCGCATGCTGGTGCAACGGGATTGGGAATGGGACGACGAACTGGAACACGCTCCGTGAGCCGGCTCGCCGCGTAGCATGCGGCCATGAGCCGAATCGGGGACTTCGCCGACGACGACATCACGGCCTTCGCGGTCCGCTCGCCCGATCTCGGTGCGGCCATGGCGGGTTTCAGCCACGCCGTGTACACCAAGGGCCGGCTGCCCATGCGGGTGCGGGAACTGGCCCGCGTGGTCATCGCCAACGCCAACGAGTGCGTGGTGTGCCAGAACACCCGCGACTCGGAAGGTCCCGCTGCCGGAGTCGACGAAGATCTCTACCGCTACGCCCACCAGTGGCGCACCTGGCCGGGGTACAGCCCCGCGGAGCGCATCGCGGCGGAGTTCGCCCACCGGTTCGCCACCGACCACACCGGACTGCGCGAGGACGACGACTTCTGGGCCAGGGCCGGTGAGCACTTCGACGCCGATCTGATCACCGACCTCGCGCTGTCGTGCGCGATGTGGGTCGGTATGGGCCGCGTGCTGCGCACGCTCGACATCGGCCAGAGCTGCAAGCTCACGTTGTGATTCGGGGCGCCACCAGGGCGAGCGAAGCGACGGGAGATGCCGCCGGGCGCCGACCCGGTGGACAATGACTCCCATGGCCGCCAAACCGCTCGCCGCAGCCGCCATCGCGCAACTCGAGTCCGACGGCGTGGCCACGCTGATCGGCACCGTCGTCAATCCGGCGGGACTCACCCACGCCAAGACGGTTCCGCTGCGCCGCATGGGCGCCTTCGCCGACCCGGGCCTGGGCGCGAGCCCGGTGTGGCACGCGTTCACCATCGACCAGACCGGCATCGTCTTCGGTGACGGCATCAGCGTCGTCGGCGATCAGCGGATCCGCATCGACCTCGGCGGCCTGCGCATCCTGGGTGACGGATTGGCTTGGGCGCCGGGCGGATTCTTCGACCAGAACGGCGTACCCGACCCTTACTGCTGCCGTGGCGCGCTGCGCCGCGTGGAGGAACGCCTGGCCGCCGCCGGCCTGACCGCCGCGGTCGGACACGAGATTGAGTTCGTGCTCGTCGGCCCCGACGGCGGCCGGTTGCCGTCGACCCTGTGGGCGCAGTACGGGCTGGCCGGCGTGCTCGAGCACGAAGGGTTCGTCCGTGACGTCACCGACGCCGCGACGAGTTCGGGGATCCCGATCGAACAGTTCCACCCGGAGTACGGCGCGAACCAGTTCGAGATCTCGCTGCCTCCCATGCCACCGGTCGCGGCGGCCGACCTGCTGGTGCTGATCCGGATCATCGTCGGCCGGGTGGCCCGCCGGTACGGGATGCGGGTGAGCCTGTCACCCGTTCCGTTCGCGGACAGCGTGGGAAACGGGGCGCATCAACACTTCTCACTGCTCCGGGACGGTGCGCCGCTGTTCTCCGACGGCTCGGGCGCGCACGGGATGACGCCCGAGGGGGAGCACGCGGTCGCGGGACTGGTCGCCGGGCTGCCCGAGGCGCAGGGGGTCCTGTGCGGTTCAGTGCTGTCGGGCCTGCGGATGCAACCGGGGCACTGGTCGGGCGCCTACGTCTGCTGGGGGACCGAGAATCGCGAAGCGGCCGTGCGGTTCCTGCAGGGCGGGCCCGCCAACGTGCACGGCGGCAACGTGGAGGTCAAGGTCGGGGATCCGTCGGCGAACCCGTATCTGGCCTCGGCGGCCATCCTGGGCCTGGCGCTCGAGGGCGTCGAACGCGGGTCGGCGTTGCCGCCGGAGACCGGCGTCGATCCGGCGACGCTCACCGAAGACCAACGCGCACAGGCCGGTACGGTGCTACTGCCGGCCGGACAGGCTGACGCGCTGCGCGCCCTCGACCAGTCCGCGTCGATGCGCAGGATTCTCGGCGACGAGGTGATCGATGCGGTGGTCGCGGTACGGCGTTACGAGATGGAGCATTTCGGCGCGCTGTCGCCGGAGGAGCAGGCCGACAGGTTCCGGATGGCCTGGAGCGTGTGACGCCCTCGCCCGCTCAGATCATCCCCGTCGCGTCGAAAACCCAGGAGGTGTCGGCCGTCGCGAGATCCTCCAGCCACGTGGGTGGTGCCGTGGCCGTCAGCCCCGACATGTCCCAGTAGTCCTTCCACAGCGTGATCTTGCCGTCCTCGACCCGGTGGACGGTGACGAAGCGCAACACCGCGGTCTCGCCGGTCGCCCACTTCCACGTCTCGGAGTGCTCGTACATCACGTGGGCACCCTTGTCGACCATCAGGCCGTCGTGGTTCTCGTAGCCGGCGAGCGGTTCGAGCCCGACCTTGAGCCGCTTGACGATGTCCTCGGGACCGCGCGCGGCCAGTGCCGGCCCGACCGGCATGTCGGCGTAGATGCAGTCCTCGGACAGGTATGTCTTCACCGCATCCCAGTCGCGGGCGGACAGCGACTTCCACAAACCCAGAACCGTATCGTCAACGGACACCGGCGAACTCCGCGGTCGATGCGGGCAGGGCCGGCGCCCGGTGCGCGGCGCGCAGGAACCGCCCGGTACGCCGTCTGCCGACCAGTTCGGTCGGTGTGCCGTCGCGGACCACTGTGCGGCCGCCGACCAGGACTGCGCTGACCGTGCGGTCGTTGCGATTGACCATCCGCCTCAGGCCACCGTAGAAGTCGACGCCGGCCTCGGCGTACTCGTCGAGCGTCGAGTCGAGGTGCGCCGGGTCGATCACCACGAGATCGGCGCGGTCGCCGACGCGCAGGTGTCCCGCGTCGAGGCGGTACCAGTCGGCGAGTTCACCGGTGAGACGGTGCACCGCCTGCTCGACCGTCATGAACGGCCGGCCGGCCTTCTCCGCGTCGTACACGTGGCGCAGCAGGCGCAGGCCCATGTTGTAGAAGGCCATGTTGCGCAGGTGCGCCCCGGCATCGGAGAAACCCATCTGGATCCCCGGTTCGCGGGCCATCTTCTTGAGGACGTCCGGGCGGTGGTTGGAAATGGTGGTGCGCCAGCGCAATTCGCGACCGTGTTCGAGCACGAGGTCGAGAAAGGCGTCGACGGGGTGCAGGCCGCGCTCCACACCGACCTGGCCGAACGACTTGCCGACGAGTGAGACGTCCGGGCAGCCCACGATGTCGGCGTCGAAGAAGTCGCGATGCCACACCCGCACGCCCATTCTGTTCTCGTAGTCCTTGCGGAACCGGCGGCGGTAGTCCTCGTCGCGCATCAGGGCGTTGCGTTCGACCTCGTCGCGCAGGTGCAGCGCGGCCGCCCCGGCGCCGAACTCCTCGAAGACCACCAGGTCGATACCGTCGGCGTACACCTCGAACGGCACCGGCAGGTGCTGCCACCGGAAGTTCCCGCCGAGGCGGTTGACGAAGCGCGCGACGGGGCCCATCGCCCGGATGGCGTACGGATTGGACTTCACGTCGGCGGCCGAGAGCAGGCTGGTCTTGAGCGGGTTGCGGAAGATGCCGAGGGACTGGGCCACCTGGGAGCCGAGGTTCAGCGGGTTGGCGATGTCGGGGCCGGACTGCAGGACGCGGCCGCTGCGCCGCAGCAGCGATTTCAGGCGGCGCAGTTCGCGCGGTTTGGCGTACGTGGAGGGCAGCGTGCGCGAGCGGCAGGTGTCGCCGTCGAGCTTGTCGAACAGCAGCTGTTGGGAGGACATGCCGACGAAGCCGGCCGACAGCGCCTCCTCGAGCATCTCCTCCATGCGGGCCTGTTCGGCGCGCGTCGGACGCTCGGACTTGCGGGTGGCGCGGTCGAGCCCCATGACCGCGGTGCGCATGTCGCTGTGTCCGATGAACGCGCAGATGTTCGGCCCGAGCGGCCGGGCTTCGAGTGCACTCACGTACTCCTCGCACGACGACCAGCTCTTGTGCCGGTCGACCGCGGCGATGACGTGCTCGCGCGGGATGGCCTCGACGCGGCCGAACAGGTCGCCGGCGTCGCTGCCGCCGACGTGGATGGTCGACAGCGAGCACGATCCCAGCATCACCGTCGTCACACCGTGGCGCAGCGACTCCGACAGCGCCGGACCCTCGAGGACTTCGATGTCGTAGTGGGTGTGGATGTCGAGCATGCCCGGGAGCACCCATTTGCCGTCGGCGTCGATGACCTGCGGGCACCCGGTCGCGTCGAGTTCGTCGGGGGTGATCGTGACGACATGGCCGTCGCGGATGCCGATGGTGCGTACCGCAGACGGCGCACCAGTGCCGTCGAACCAGCGGCCGTTACGGATGATCGTGTCGTAGGTCACGTTGTCATAGAACAACCCGGCCGGGCGAGTGTCAACGAAATCGGTGAACAGATTTGCCGGAGTGTCTACTGAGGCTGTCGCGGCCGGTCATGGCGCCCATCCGTCGGGTTGCCGGCCGTCGATGTCGGTGAAGCCGTACTCACGCGCAAGGTCGGCCGAGGTGAGCGATCGCTGATTCCACCGGCTCCGCGCAGGGTCGGCGGCGATCGCCGCGACGGCGCGGCCGACGAACCGGGGCGTCTCGGAGTTCGCGAACCCCGGAGGTGCGGTCGGGTGACCGCCGGGGCGGTGCGGGCGCAGCGCTGCCCGCCAGTCAGCTTCGCTCACGCCGTAGTTGTCGAGCATCATCTCCGAACGCAACCAGCCGGGACTGACGGCGACCGCAGTGGCACCGAACGCGGCCAGTTCGTGCCCGTGGCTGAACGCCAACCGGTTGACGGCGCACTTCGCCAAATCGTAGAACACCGAGATCCGATACGTGGATGCATTGTATGCCGTTGTGCCATCGGTGATCTCGACGAGCAGACCGCCGGGGCGGGTGACGAGTAACGGCAGCAGGGAATGCGACGTGACGAGATGGGTGTCGACACCGAGCCGCAGGATGCGCAGTCCGTCGTCCAGGTCGTGCTGCCACATCGGGCGACCCCAGGTCGACGGCGGGCCCTTGAGTATCTCGGCGCCCCAGATGTCGTTGACGAGGATGTCGATGCGTCCGTGATCGGTGCGCAGCTTCTCGGCCAGTGCGCTCACCTGCTCGACGTCGAGATGGTCGACGGTGTGAGGGATGCCATGACCGCCGAGCGCGGTGACCAGTTCAGCGGTCTCCTCGATCGTCTCCGGCCGGTCGTAGTCGGAACCGCCGCGCCCGGAACGGCTGCTGCGGCCGGTGCAGACCACCGTGGCACCCGCCTCGC comes from the Mycolicibacterium litorale genome and includes:
- a CDS encoding SDR family oxidoreductase, encoding MAWRPDPDGLRGRIAVVAGATRGAGRGIATALGEAGATVVCTGRSSRSGRGGSDYDRPETIEETAELVTALGGHGIPHTVDHLDVEQVSALAEKLRTDHGRIDILVNDIWGAEILKGPPSTWGRPMWQHDLDDGLRILRLGVDTHLVTSHSLLPLLVTRPGGLLVEITDGTTAYNASTYRISVFYDLAKCAVNRLAFSHGHELAAFGATAVAVSPGWLRSEMMLDNYGVSEADWRAALRPHRPGGHPTAPPGFANSETPRFVGRAVAAIAADPARSRWNQRSLTSADLAREYGFTDIDGRQPDGWAP
- a CDS encoding fatty-acid--CoA ligase, whose product is MGEYSLHSFILACDFRVDDPERMWTWLEKQKAGLRSIGAHHVVIYRSIWEPGRILTTIGIRHPRSVREVLRSPAIFEWFDISGVDDIPPVFGGEVIEKIDLDGPSSERHVAGVIVGAMASVDDDMQSLMEKVHDGLDRFREAGVRKVWVYQALDDGQEVMILQEIDDERSARQWIDHPDASAEWMSRAGLGAYPTLFVGKLAHVMTVDDEE
- a CDS encoding nuclear transport factor 2 family protein — translated: MSVDDTVLGLWKSLSARDWDAVKTYLSEDCIYADMPVGPALAARGPEDIVKRLKVGLEPLAGYENHDGLMVDKGAHVMYEHSETWKWATGETAVLRFVTVHRVEDGKITLWKDYWDMSGLTATAPPTWLEDLATADTSWVFDATGMI
- a CDS encoding (2Fe-2S)-binding protein — translated: MFVCLCAGVTSHVVNDVVAAGASTSKEIAEACGAGGECGRCRRTLRAIIEAHSVAPGIDGCPTQFNGCPSRA
- a CDS encoding MDR family MFS transporter, which codes for MAESPAPTAAPPEAGGANISVQRRNLIFVAVLLGMLLAALDQTIVATALPTVVADLGGAGHQSWVVTSYLLASTIVTAIVGKLGDIFGRKTVFQAAVVFFLAGSVLCGLAGSMSMLVAARALQGIGGGALMVTAMALIGEVIPLRDRGRYQGALGAVFGVTTVIGPLLGGFFTDHLSWRWAFWINVPVGVVVFFVAAAAIPALSRAGRPKIDYAGIVFVGLGASGLTLATSWGGAEYAWSSPVIIGLFVASALALAVFVGVERRAAEPILPIRLFASPVFTVCCILSFIVGFAMLGALTFLPTFMQFVDGVSATESGLRTLPMVAGLLITSMGSGVIVSRTGRYKIFPVAGTAIMVLGFVLLSRMDETTPLLQQSLFLFVLGTGIGLCMQVLVLTVQNTSTFEDLGVATSGVTFFRTIGSSFGAAIFGSLFANFLDDRIGAALMSSGAPPVAAQSPQALHQLAPDVAAPIVSAYADSLGLVFLCAAPVAAIGFVVALLLKEVPLREMESGAAVDLGEGFAMPGSESPEKMLESAVGRLLRNSPDIRLRAVAGRPGCELDVARLWALLQIYRHNQVFGSARLSDIADRLRIPCEVVEPVFDDLVTSGYAVRAGDLLWLSQSGARQVDAVSAAFVGMIVDKLAKSPSFEGRPDRMQVEAALERITHRMLVQRDWEWDDELEHAP
- a CDS encoding carboxymuconolactone decarboxylase family protein yields the protein MSRIGDFADDDITAFAVRSPDLGAAMAGFSHAVYTKGRLPMRVRELARVVIANANECVVCQNTRDSEGPAAGVDEDLYRYAHQWRTWPGYSPAERIAAEFAHRFATDHTGLREDDDFWARAGEHFDADLITDLALSCAMWVGMGRVLRTLDIGQSCKLTL
- a CDS encoding type I glutamate--ammonia ligase: MTPMAAKPLAAAAIAQLESDGVATLIGTVVNPAGLTHAKTVPLRRMGAFADPGLGASPVWHAFTIDQTGIVFGDGISVVGDQRIRIDLGGLRILGDGLAWAPGGFFDQNGVPDPYCCRGALRRVEERLAAAGLTAAVGHEIEFVLVGPDGGRLPSTLWAQYGLAGVLEHEGFVRDVTDAATSSGIPIEQFHPEYGANQFEISLPPMPPVAAADLLVLIRIIVGRVARRYGMRVSLSPVPFADSVGNGAHQHFSLLRDGAPLFSDGSGAHGMTPEGEHAVAGLVAGLPEAQGVLCGSVLSGLRMQPGHWSGAYVCWGTENREAAVRFLQGGPANVHGGNVEVKVGDPSANPYLASAAILGLALEGVERGSALPPETGVDPATLTEDQRAQAGTVLLPAGQADALRALDQSASMRRILGDEVIDAVVAVRRYEMEHFGALSPEEQADRFRMAWSV
- a CDS encoding N-acyl-D-amino-acid deacylase family protein: MTYDTIIRNGRWFDGTGAPSAVRTIGIRDGHVVTITPDELDATGCPQVIDADGKWVLPGMLDIHTHYDIEVLEGPALSESLRHGVTTVMLGSCSLSTIHVGGSDAGDLFGRVEAIPREHVIAAVDRHKSWSSCEEYVSALEARPLGPNICAFIGHSDMRTAVMGLDRATRKSERPTRAEQARMEEMLEEALSAGFVGMSSQQLLFDKLDGDTCRSRTLPSTYAKPRELRRLKSLLRRSGRVLQSGPDIANPLNLGSQVAQSLGIFRNPLKTSLLSAADVKSNPYAIRAMGPVARFVNRLGGNFRWQHLPVPFEVYADGIDLVVFEEFGAGAAALHLRDEVERNALMRDEDYRRRFRKDYENRMGVRVWHRDFFDADIVGCPDVSLVGKSFGQVGVERGLHPVDAFLDLVLEHGRELRWRTTISNHRPDVLKKMAREPGIQMGFSDAGAHLRNMAFYNMGLRLLRHVYDAEKAGRPFMTVEQAVHRLTGELADWYRLDAGHLRVGDRADLVVIDPAHLDSTLDEYAEAGVDFYGGLRRMVNRNDRTVSAVLVGGRTVVRDGTPTELVGRRRTGRFLRAAHRAPALPASTAEFAGVR
- the bfr gene encoding bacterioferritin; this encodes MQGDPDVLKLLNEQLTSELTAINQYFLHSKMQESWGFTELASHTRDESFDEMRHAEAITDRILLLDGLPNYQRLFSLRVGQTLREQFEADLAIEYEVVGRLKPGITMCREKSDTTTANLFESILADEEKHIDYLETQLELMDKLGEQLYAAQCVSRPPQ